One segment of Babesia bigemina genome assembly Bbig001, chromosome : II DNA contains the following:
- a CDS encoding RNA recognition motif domain containing protein, putative has protein sequence MTDRSKNIKLFGPLNMYTIKFTSVGNLPYEVTESELRNVLQGCGNIRFLIIRKDKQTNKSKGYAHVEYRHEWEAVEAFKRLLGKELRGRILKVDFCEDVIRSRHPDLVAAAASVFQNGVAIAVSQSPSVFPDFVFETSTHVNQTPFLYPATQHIPFNNSSVEIAIHQDEFEQKRGRCDEEMLIDEKGRICNRELLRLVKEMNMFDIAKYVEEIDHMISKSPMNTRYVLQGNPKMQSALIHAKVLLGSTSLDLTRATKSVQEFDVALDYFNFS, from the exons ATGACCGATAGGTCGAAGAACATCAAGCTATTCGGTCCGTTAAATATGTATACAATAAAATTTACTTCAGTTGGTAATTTACCGTATGAGGTGACGGAATCGGAATTGAGAAATGTGCTTCAAGGCTGTGGCAACATACGTTTCCTAAT CATACGAAAAGACAAGCAAACAAACAAGAGTAAAGGATACGCACACGTTGAATATCGTCACGAATGGGAAGCTGTTGAGGCCTTTAAACGTCTTTTAGGGAAGGAGCTGCGGGGCAGAATCCTCAAGGTTGACTTTTGTGAGGACGTTATTCGTAGCCGCCACCCCGACCTggttgcagctgctgcttccGTCTTTCAGAATGGTGTAGCCATCGCCGTATCGCAATCTCCGTCTGTTTTTCCAGACTTTGTATTTGAAACTTCTACACATGTTAATCAGACACCATTTCTCTATCCGGCAACTCAGCACATACCCTTCAACAACTCCTCCGTTGAAATCGCCATACACCAGGATGAATTTGAACAGAAAAGGGGGAGGTGCGACGAAGAAATGCTGATTGATGAGAAAGGCCGCATTTGTAATAGAGAGTTGCTGCGTCTTGTCAAGGAAATGAATATGTTTGATATAGCGAAATATGTTGAAGAAATAGACCATATGATATCAAAGTCTCCTATGAATACTCGTTATGTCCTGCAAGGGAATCCGAAAATGCAATCTGCTCTCATTCATGCCAAAGTGTTACTTGGGTCGACTTCTCTAGATCTCACAAGAGCAACGAAAAGTGTACAAGAATTTGACGTAGCACTGGATTATTTTAATTTCAGTTAA
- a CDS encoding proteasome alpha 5 subunit, putative encodes MFTARNEYDRGVNTFSPEGRIFQVEYALGAIKLGSTALAVATGEGIIFASEHRMSSTLMESVSLEKIMEIDSHIGCTMSGLIADARTLVDHARSECANHTFVYNEPMAVRSCVEAIADLALEFSDIFDSKKKKTMSRPFGVALLVGGVDANGPAIWCVDPSGTSIRYRAAAIGSAQEGAETILQERYTDDMTFRDAELLVLEVLRQVMKDKMTKKNVEMARIKIDDRQYREYTEEELDAIINQLPEFEHGDH; translated from the exons ATGTTTACAGCAAG GAACGAATATGATAGGGGTGTAAACACCTTCTCCCCGGAAGGTCGTATATTCCAGGTGGAATATGCCTTGGGGGCCATAAAGCTGGGTAGCACAGCCCTAGCCGTTGCCACAGGTGAAGGCATCATTTTTGCATCTGAGCACCGCATGAGTTCGACGTTGATGGAATCGGTCTCGCTCGAAAAAATCATGGAAATCGATAGTCATATTGGATGTACGATGAGCGGACTCATTGCGGATGCCCGCACTCTCGTTGACCACGCTCGATCTGAATGTGCAAATCATACGTTTGTGTACAATGAACCAATGGCTGTACGGTCCTGCGTTGAGGCCATAGCAGACTTGGCTCTGGAATTCTCAG ATATTTTCGATTCTAAAAAGAAAAAGACTATGAGTAGGCCATTCGGAGTAGCATTGCTTGTTGGTGGAGTAGATGCTAATGGCCCTGCCATTTGGTGTGTGGATCCCTCAGGCACTAGCATAAGGTATAGAGCTGCGGCCATAGGCTCCGCACAAGAGGGTGCTGAAACGATTTTGCAAGAACGCTATACAGATGATATGACCTTTCGGG ATGCTGAATTGCTGGTACTAGAAGTACTACGCCAAGTCATGAAAGATAAGATGACTAAGAAAAATGTAGAAATGGCGCGAATCAAAATTGATGATCGTCAATATCGGGAATATACAGAAGAAGAGCTTGATGCGATTATTAATCAGCTGCCGGAATTCGAGCATGGAGATCACTAG
- a CDS encoding protein kinase domain containing protein, putative, with amino-acid sequence MNEFIIGLVSRLADSDIRVVTKCVPWTPIKICHGTAASGYNCINIHQEYFAKIDGKSLPGFVVVGRAVNQYFFQSKIAQTSAADIWLCFDVTTNSFCCIKAYSIESCRRQNALRFCAAEMEVVSLLDKVIDEVLYHSSVTGHPGVSTLREVIISVDRDVFYIVMDYYPCQLLHFHSKLNTYVAMTSTNHVAYDQGESCMIRLYKEDHARRIMKDIIGTVIYLHSVGIVHKDLKPENILLLQDDTSMYEAVNISYICDEHQFDESSLIDENESYNPYCNEILGEYVERFLLSEVTTSCYEIELSHVVEMHFPYDNSVASDSEWLWDNGCDIVCDIIQGSKEESKTMRIGKAALHFAKTTAESCMHNSCNLLDFFLSASDSYIPYKKPELLLSAAESWRGQRFRTNQKALIQRSVVEIRDVCVVITDFGVSSIGDVDVANGQPLLYDGEGTTSFCSPESLQYVEGPISGSKREIFSLGVILYAMIYGVLPHEGNSCIETLINMLEKPLIFHNYRPVSPDLKDLLKGMLNKDPKQRLSTESILAHPWFEAT; translated from the coding sequence ATGAATGAATTTATCATTGGTCTTGTCTCTCGACTTGCCGACAGCGATATTAGGGTTGTCACAAAATGTGTTCCGTGGACACCCATTAAAATATGTCACGGCACCGCTGCTTCTGGCTACAATTGTATAAACATACATCAAGAATACTTTGCAAAGATTGACGGCAAGTCTTTACCTGGATTCGTAGTAGTAGGAAGGGCAGTGAATCAGTATTTTTTTCAATCAAAAATCGCTCAAACGAGCGCTGCAGATATATGGCTATGCTTCGATGTCACAACGAATAGTTTTTGTTGCATAAAGGCGTATTCCATCGAATCGTGTAGGCGGCAAAATGCTCTTCGCTTCTGTGCCGCTGAAATGGAAGTCGTTTCGCTTTTGGATAAGGTTATCGATGAGGTTCTGTATCACTCGTCCGTTACCGGACACCCAGGTGTATCAACACTGCGTGAGGTTATAATTAGCGTCGACCGCGATGTTTTTTACATTGTCATGGATTATTATCCATGCCAGCTACTGCATTTCCATTCAAAGCTTAACACGTACGTCGCGATGACGTCGACCAACCATGTTGCTTATGACCAGGGGGAATCATGCATGATACGTTTATACAAAGAAGATCATGCCCGACGTATAATGAAGGACATCATAGGGACTGTTATCTATCTGCACTCAGTAGGCATTGTGCACAAGGATCTGAAACCTGAAAACATTCTTCTCCTTCAGGATGATACATCCATGTACGAAGCTGTTAATATCTCTTATATATGTGATGAACACCAATTCGATGAAAGTAGTTTAATAGATGAAAATGAATCATACAACCCTTATTGTAACGAAATACTAGGTGAATACGTCGAACGTTTCCTGCTATCGGAAGTGACAACGTCGTGCTATGAAATTGAACTGTCTCATGTTGTAGAGATGCACTTTCCTTACGACAACTCGGTTGCATCGGATTCCGAGTGGCTATGGGATAATGGATGTGACATAGTCTGTGATATTATCCAGGGGAGCAAAGAGGAGAGCAAAACCATGCGGATAGGCAAAGCGGCTCTCCACTTTGCCAAAACAACTGCCGAATCGTGTATGCATAATTCGTGCAATTTGCTGGATTTCTTTCTCTCAGCGAGTGATTCGTACATACCGTACAAAAAGCCTGAGTTGCTTCTCAGCGCTGCTGAATCCTGGCGAGGTCAGCGCTTCAGAACAAATCAGAAAGCATTAATCCAGCGATCGGTAGTTGAAATACGGGATGTATGTGTGGTAATAACGGATTTCGGTGTGTCAAGCATTGGTGACGTGGATGTTGCAAACGGTCAGCCGCTTTTGTATGATGGCGAAGGCACAACATCGTTCTGTAGTCCAGAATCGCTACAATATGTTGAAGGCCCAATATCCGGAAGCAAACGTGAGATATTTTCACTGGGCGTGATTCTTTACGCCATGATTTATGGGGTGTTACCGCATGAAGGTAACAGCTGCATAGAAACGCTAATTAATATGCTGGAAAAACCGCTAATATTCCACAACTATCGACCCGTGTCGCCTGATCTAAAGGACCTATTGAAGGGCATGTTGAACAAGGATCCAAAACAAAGATTAAGCACTGAAAGCATCTTAGCACACCCATGGTTTGAGGCAACCTGA
- a CDS encoding adenosine deaminase, putative, translating into MMMATYPTNAELQKMGEWERKAIWRKMPKMELHLHGDIACPIYSDYASGDTAFTEQDILQNIVCNYKIKDLVEFIDKTRMICKIFSNNQKILERCTTEAILAKHREGVVGLEFRFSPAYLAEGCGYSFDEVLDSVFDGIEQAKQQITTPFEVGAIYIGEVGIDDKFSFEDSVDYFLKNREKFIGFDNAGYPAPFSPHAAQFKRLVDAGVNLTLHAGETPPDCNDRLATALDLGAQRIGHGIECVKSPEMMKRLIDQDVILEVCPKSNWITNPAINMNDHPIRRIYDAGVKICINTDDPMMMTNSLHEEYDMLFTHLGFGYEDFVKMNTWALEKSFLSREAKIKLKETYFPGAKI; encoded by the exons ATGATGATGGCCACTTACCCAACTAATGCCGAGCTCCAGAAGATGGGCGAATGGGAGCGTAAGGCTATATGGAGGAAGATGCCCAAAATGGAACTCCACTTACACGGAGATATTGCATGCCCC ATATATTCCGATTATGCATCCGGCGACACCGCATTCACTGAGCAGGATATCCTCCAAAACATCGTGTGCAACTACAAAATCAAGGACTTGGTCGAATTCATCGATAAGACACGCATGATATGCAAG ATATTTTCAAATAATCAGAAAATCCTTGAAAGATGTACAACGGAAGCAATATTAGCCAAGCACCGTGAGGGCGTTGT GGGTCTGGAATTCAGGTTTTCACCTGCATATTTAGCGGAGGGATGCGGGTACAGTTTTGACGAAGTGCTCGACAGCGTTTTCGATGGTATAGAGCAGGCGAAGCAGCAAATCACAACTCCTTTCGag GTTGGCGCAATATATATTGGTGAGGTTGGTATCGACGACAAGTTTTCTTTTGAAGACTCCGTTGATTACTTCTTGAAAAATCGTGAAAAATTTATTGGGTTTGACAATGCTGGTTATCCTGCGCCATTTTCTCCGCACGCGGCACAATTTAAACGCCTTGTTGATGCGGGTGTAAATTTAACGCTTCATGCGGGGGAGACTCCCCCTGATTGTAACGATCGTTTGGCTACCGCACTCGACCTTGGTGCCCAGCGTATAGGCCACGGCATTGAGTGCGTGAAATCGCCGGAAATGATGAAACGCCTTATTGATCAGGATGTGATATTGGAGGTGTGCCCCAAATCTAATTGGATTACCAACCCCGCCATCAACATGAACGACCACCCAATAAGAAGAATTTACGACGCGGGCGTCAAGATATGTATCAACACCGACGACCCTATGATGATGACCAACAGTCTGCACG AGGAGTACGATATGCTCTTTACACATTTAGGTTTCGGTTATGAGGATTTTGTGAAGATGAATACCTGGGCACTAGAGAAGTCCTTCCTCAGCAGGGAGGCCAAAATAAAACTCAAGGAAACGTACTTTCCCGGCGCCAAGATATAG
- a CDS encoding histone-like transcription factor (CBF/NF-Y) and archaeal histone domain containing protein, putative: MADYADFEHRGEHIGWQVGQNEHFVLDGSCLVGDVGSTNKGFHLPVARIKKIMKEGEHPGMIASDAPILLAKACEMLIRDLTLQSWYCTLTTRRCTLQRQDVAAAIFKNSIYNFMLDVFKPEELYPKLEPKTDNMIQYDAVMNVNDGIGYSISPNVTKPRDSYVQSHGAIVQTHNAIYQRGSNRYIPNQAAQGQMVNAPISQFIPCHGMPAINTMIHYSKSVPSSGHVMQNGHVAKIPMQVIHSAKSHAIIPGTLTYAEGSLLSEHPTNQTSQGQMPYVQHRYTAPQENITPRSYQQPY, encoded by the coding sequence ATGGCCGATTATGCAGATTTCGAACATAGGGGTGAACATATCGGGTGGCAAGTAGGGCAAAATGAGCACTTTGTATTGGATGGTTCGTGCTTAGTAGGCGATGTCGGTTCTACTAACAAGGGATTTCATCTCCCTGTTGCACGAATTAAAAAGATCATGAAAGAAGGGGAACATCCGGGTATGATTGCTTCGGATGCACCCATTTTATTGGCCAAGGCGTGCGAGATGCTTATCAGGGATCTAACATTGCAATCTTGGTATTGCACCCTTACTACCAGAAGATGCACATTGCAAAGGCAAGATGTAGCGGCTGCCATTTTTAAAAATAGTATTTACAATTTTATGTTGGATGTTTTTAAGCCTGAAGAGTTGTATCCAAAGTTGGAACCAAAGACAGACAACATGATACAATATGACGCGGTAATGAATGTGAACGATGGCATTGGTTATTCGATATCACCGAATGTCACTAAACCGCGGGATTCATACGTGCAAAGTCACGGAGCGATCGTCCAAACGCATAATGCTATATACCAAAGGGGATCAAACCGTTATATCCCAAACCAAGCCGCCCAAGGGCAGATGGTGAATGCGCCGATTTCGCAGTTTATACCCTGCCACGGAATGCCCGCAATCAACACTATGATTCATTACTCCAAGAGCGTACCTTCAAGCGGGCATGTGATGCAAAATGGGCACGTTGCCAAAATCCCCATGCAAGTTATACATAGTGCTAAATCGcacgccataataccgggCACTTTAACCTACGCAGAAGGAAGCCTGCTTAGTGAACATCCCACAAACCAAACTTCGCAGGGTCAGATGCCATACGTCCAGCACAGATATACCGCTCCGCAAGAGAACATCACGCCCAGATCCTACCAGCAACCGTACTAG
- a CDS encoding pentatricopeptide repeat domain containing protein, putative — protein MLHFVSQLHDITHSWKLKKGLVTSHDVNCIIKDHASRGDLKGVLSLLSELRSNGFAITKENYNNILIAFQNVYTADTARYICLCLIADGMSPDLTTYTFLIKAHVLTGDVSSAFTFYRKMERAGIRADLTVYTTLIDGLVGKGLLDNAWRLYGYIRTWRLIQPDVHLFTTMIKASAHSGDTHRAVSLYDEMLQLNISPTSHTYEALIHCCSREKCYAQRCLEFYDRMRCNDTPIRHDTLIHLLRACKNIGNTRKAMDVLRDASDQGINIDENILAAAINVMLNDSFESTASYFRKTEGVRKACCLVRSLLTLKKVVTTKVMNTIMEVYENAGYYDYAVAAYNYFHRLGVEPDHQSHTILLRIFGEKLRDPCRFFAVWQTVRDNIKPGREFLNVALDMAMLSNSAKRTLYILEHMYESKTHPLPELAATLHIKGRNIPQIHIMINRLFCLQKSLSYDKKQKDHQMMQTFLDENRLYYAN, from the exons ATGCTGCATTT CGTTTCGCAACTTCATGACATAACCCACTCATGGAAATTGAAAAAAGGTTTGGTTACATCACACGATGTAAACTGCATCATAAAAGACCATGCATCACGAGGAGATTTGAAAGGTGTATTGTCGTTATTATCCGAGCTAAGATCAAATGGGTTCGCCATCACGAAAGAGAATTACAACAACATCTTAATCGCTTTTCAAAATGTGTATACGGCGGACACTGCGCGATACATTTGCTTGTGTTTAATCGCCGATGGTATGTCACCTGATTTGACAACATATACCTTTCTTATAAAGGCTCACGTATTGACCGGGGATGTTTCTAGCGCATTTACCTTTTACCGTAAAATGGAGAGAGCTGGAATAAGAGCTGATTTGACCGTTTATACAACACTTATAGATGGTTTAGTCGGAAAAGGCCTTCTTGACAATGCATGGAGACTCTACGGTTACATTCGAACGTGGCGACTTATACAACCAGATGTCCATCTCTTCACTACCATGATTAAAGCTTCTGCGCATTCCGGTGACACACATAGGGCCGTCTCGTTATACGATGAAATGTTGCAGTTGAATATTTCTCCGACAAGTCATACTTACGAAGCCTTGATACATTGCTGCTCACGAGAAAAGTGCTATGCGCAAAGATGTCTCGAATTCTACGATAGAATGAGGTGTAATGACACTCCAATTAGGCATGACACACTTATACATCTTCTGAGG GCGTGTAAAAATATTGGCAATACCAGGAAGGCGATGGATGTTTTAAGGGACGCTAGTGATCAAGGAATTAACATCGATGAGAATATATTAGCTGCTGCGATTAACGTGATGCTCAATGACTCTTTTGAATCCACCGCTTCGTATTTCCGTAAAACAGAGGGCGTCCGAAAGGCCTGCTGTTTAGTTCGCTCTCTCCTAACCCTCAAGAAAGTTGTGACAACAAAAGTCATGAACACTATTATGGAAGTGTATGAAAACGCAGGGTACTACGACTATGCGGTGGCCGCTTATAATTACTTTCATCGGTTAGGTGTAGAACCTGACCACCAATCGCACACAATACTTCTGAG GATATTCGGTGAAAAATTGAGGGACCCCTGTCGATTTTTCGCAGTGTGGCAAACTGTACGAGATAACATAAAACCCGGTAGGGAGTTTTTGAATGTTGCCCTTGATATGGCAATGCTGTCGAATTCAGCGAAAAGAACTTTATACATATTGGAGCATATGTACGAATCAAAAACGCACCCTTTGCCCGAATTAGCGGCCACGTTGCACATCAAGGGAAGAAATATCCCTCAGATCCACATTATGATAAATAGGCTTTTCTGTCTGCAGAAATCACTGTCATACGATAAGAAACAAAAAGACCACCAGATGATGCAAACATTCCTGGATGAGAACAGACTGTATTATGCCAATTGA
- a CDS encoding secretory protein, putative, producing MAILRAREQIITRSIRREARVRLHGKRVHKRFRSWTQQRTRKFWMPIKVSLHAPTELMDGWLLSAAVQKAAVIRKHDVRLWHSFVKRVLDLSSHLTSQQIGFGKSRFLNKHFYDELMKQTEPVLSTLSSSSLMSIVWALNRLQIRETKFLTRRISELRVADLIKICNGLGRLDICNPVFKKVISENMVERLQTIYAQDFRNVINAVAMIYLYDERTQKYIMERFSKTFICARPQYLHHGITTAVAMRVLMPDVWSQLDRNTREFYTRLSTRKIHLPLNKPSAFHWDVSHALGRLGIAHRNSFYWGCYWIDIGEVEERKNCWFVDGPSCFYTGTTHYTNQVKLQHRVLENLGWSIRRIPWFKWIDLTSNDGKVSYVRNLRNSPAAGEVLTNDEWMDSAEIAIKLSKIKKHFSTL from the exons ATGGCTATACTCAGGGCTCGCGAGCAAATAATCACTCGATCAATAAGACGTGAAGCAAGAGTTCGGCTACATGGTAAAAGGGTACATAAACGTTTCCGATCATGGACGCAACAAAG GACTCGTAAATTTTGGATGCCGATAAAGGTATCACTACACGCACCAACGGAACTAATGGACGGTTGGTTATTATCTGCCGCAGTACAGAAGGCAGCTGTAATTAGGAAACATGATGTCAGACTATG GCATTCGTTCGTCAAGAGGGTCTTAGACCTTTCGTCGCATTTAACATCGCAACAAATCGG ATTCGGTAAGAGCCGATTTCTCAATAAACATTTCTATGACGAACTAATGAAGCAAACTGAACCTGTATTGAGCACattgagcagcagcagccttATGTCCATAGTGTGGGCACTCAATCGACTCCAAATTAGGGAAACTAAATTTTTAACGAGG AGAATATCGGAATTGAGAGTGGCGGATCTAATTAAAATATGTAATGGGTTGGGCAGATTG GACATCTGCAATCCTGTCTTCAAAAAGGTCATTTCCGAGAATATGGTGGAGAGACTACAAACCATATATGCTCAAGACTTTAGAAACGTCATCAACGCCGTTGCAATGATATACCTCTACGACGAGAGGACGCAGAAATACATCATGGAAAGATTTTCAAA AACCTTTATATGTGCTCGGCCTCAATATTTGCATCATGGTATTACCACCGCCGTGGCTATGAGAGTGCTGATGCCCGATGTGTGGTCACAACTTGATAGAAATACCCGGGAATTTTATACACGCCTGAG CACAAGGAAGATCCATCTGCCATTGAACAAACCTTCGGCATTCCACTGGGACGTGTCACACGCACTTGGAAGACTAGGGATCGCTCATCGTAATTCATTTTATTGGGGGTGCTACTGGATCGACATCggcgaggtggaagagcGGAAAAACTGTTGGTTTGTTGACGGTCCATCTTGCTTCTACACTGGTACAACACACTACACCAATCAAGTGAAGCTACAACACAG AGTTCTCGAAAATTTGGGTTGGAGCATCCGCCGCATCCCGTGGTTTAAGTGGATAGATTTAACAAGTAATGACGGTAAAGTGTCATACGTAAG AAATTTGAGGAATTCACCGGCTGCTGGAGAAGTGTTAACCAACGACGAATGGATGGACTCTGCTGAAATTGCAATTAAGCTTAGCAAAATAAAGAAACACTTTTCAACTTTGTAA